In Chitinivibrionales bacterium, the sequence TCTTTCGGCACGTTGGATATCTGTGCATTTTTTGATTAATACTTTGTACTTCACAGCTACTGCTCCCTTTCCATAACTGCGAAATTCATGTTATTGTAACCCACTTTGCCGCAGGTATTCATGATTTTGAATAACACATCAAATTCCACGTTTTTATCCATTTGAATGATCACGTTCCCCTGGATTTTATTAAGCGCCCCCAGCTTCACCATCTGTTGCTCCTGAGCATAGGAGGCGTTCAATTTTTCCTCGAGCTTCGCCACGATAGGGTCAGGATTTTCCTGAGGAATTCTTCTCACGTCTTCGGTCGGCACTATTGGAACGTTGTCAACAAGGATCATGTCGTTCGTTGCCGCCACCTGGAGAAATATCTCCTTGGGTTTTGTAACGGCAACCGAGTTGGGAAGCACAAGATTATCTGCATTGGTGAGAATGCTTCCCTCGGATGAATAACTTTTCATGAGATAAATAACGACGATGGAAAAAAAGTCGATCAGGGAGGTTACAATCAACCCCGTCGATTTCGGCGTCGTGTATTTGTTTCTTCCCCGCTGGATGGCCATATTAACTCCTTAATTTTGAAATCGCAATGTTGGGAAACTCCGCCGCCCGCGCCACATCCATGAGCTGGACTATTTTGTCGTAGGCGACCTGGTTTTCCGCGGCCAAAATAATATCATTCGCGTCGCTGACGTCGGAATACCGCTGTTTGATTTTCATGAGCCTGTTTTTCATCTCATCGTAGGCAGACAGCGGGTGCAACGTGTACTGGTCAGGGGCCGTCACCACCACCATGCGGCGAGGATTCGTAAGGATGTAAACCGTGTCGCCCACCTTGGCCGCCTTCAACGGATTGCCGGCGCCGTCGGTAAGCATTTCCCCGTTTTTGGTGTACAGGCAATTGACAATATTCCGGTTCTCATCGGTAACGTACAGCATGATCTCCTGTCGTTCGTTAATGAGGAACGGTTTGCCTGTTTTCGGGTTCTTCACTTCTTTCTTGGGATTTGACGGGTCATATTCTACGGAAACTTCCACGGTGCGGTCCTCGCGCGAAACGTATTTGTGAAATTCCCGGTAAAACATGCTGGGCAGAAAACCGCCTTTTGCGCCGAGGGTAACAACGGAGTCGGTGATGATCATGGTAAGCAGAAGCTTATCTGCATCCGTCTGCTCCGGAGCCACGGTCTGCTTGATGGACGGGCTGGACCCGCGGCCTTCAGGCAGCTTTAAATTGATAATGGAAATCTTGGCAAATTCCGCTGAAAGCATGAGCACCGGGACAAGCACTATTAAGAAATTAATAAACGGTTTTAAATCGATGGCTAAATCGTGACCGCCACCGTCGTCCGTCATTTTTGATGGTCTTTTTGCCATTGTACTTTATCCTGTTTTAAATGTGGATTAAATACTTTTCCCGTTACCCGGCGCTGGAAAATACAATTAAAGCTTCTTCGCACTATAATAACGTTTAATTAACCGTAAACGTTACATCACCGTTAACGGAAAAACCTGTTTTCTTTATTCCTCAACAGCGTTGCTCAGCTTTGTGATCTTTTCATCCATGTCTTCAATGACCTTGTCCGCCTTGCCGCTCAAGATACCATGCGCAAGAATGCACGGAACCGCGCAAAGCAGCCCCATGAGCGTTGCCGACATGGTGATACTGATACCGGAAGCCAGCTGCTGTGCTCTTTGCGCTGCGGGAGCGTTCGCGATGGCGTCAAAGCACTCCATCGTGCCATAAATGGTTCCGGTAAGACCGGTAAGCGTTGCAAGGTTGGCAAAGGTATTCAGAAGAAACACGTTTCTCTTGATTTTGGGTCCTTCCGTAAGAAACAGTTCGTCAACAGCTTTTCTGATGACCTTGGGCCCTTTGGTGCGGTTCTGGAGAACGGTGAGCACGCCCTTTGCAAGAGGCGACTTCATCGTGAGGGCATACTTGATAGCGCGGTCATAATCACCGGCCTTCAGGTAATTGGAAATGCCCTTCATGAACGCGGCGCTTCCCATATCGCATTTGAGGAAGAGATACCAGAAGCGTTCGAGGAACAGGCCGAGAGCCGCAAAGAAAAGAACCAGAATGAGCCACATAACCAAACTGGCCGAAGACTGAAAGCCCAGCAACAAGAAATTGAACATTTGCATAGGTTGAACCCCTTCCATTAAAGTGATATAAATAAAATAATGTTAAATTTGTAATAATCAAAGTATATCAATAAAAACCGCTCGCTTTTTTCACTCCTTTCTTTTCCCGCTGAAGATTCATGCACTACTGCTTTTTGAGTTCCTGTATTTTGTCCTCTTCCTCCTGCTGGCTCCTCTGCGCCTCTATCTCGATCCGTTTCAGCTGTTTAATTTTATCTTCAAGAGGAATTTCCATTTGCACGATGTTCTGTATTCTCTTCATGTTTCTCTGATACTGCTCGTCGCGATATACTTTCTTTGCCGGAGCCTGAGCCTCGGAAGTCGTCGGCGCCAGCACTGTCTTTTCGCCCGCCTCGGTCTTTTTCGTAACCGGTTTTTCCTGCTCAGGAGGCGGTGCCTTGGGCTGGCGCGGCGTTATGGTCTTCTTAAGTGCCTCGGATGAAGGATTGATTTCCGTTATCCGTTCCTTGATCTTTGCAATCCACGGGCTCTCCGCGATCCCCATGTCCGCGGCGATGTTTATGGCCTGTTCGTAAAGCGGCAACGCCTTGTCCATGAACTCGAGCGCCTTCTCCTCCAGCACCTCCATGTACGACTGTTTGTCCTCTTTGGAAAGGTCTTTCGGTACCGGTGAAGTTTTAATGATGATGCCGACCTTTTCGAGGGTGTTTGCCCTGAGAAAAAGGACTTTCATGAACATGTCCATGGATTTGGTCACATATTCGCCGGTGATATTTTGATCATAGGCCCACTCTATGTTCTTCTGGAAATATTTGAGCGCACTCTCATAATATTTTTGAAGGCCCTGCAGGATTTTTATCTTTGCCCCGATCTTCTGCTCGGTCGAGCCTTCGATCGACTGGTCTTCAATGGCATCTGCAAAATCGACAAAACCCATGCCGATTTTATATGTGGAACGCAAGGTCCATTCCTCAACGCCGAGCTCAATTGACTTGGCATAAGGACCGGCCGCATTCTTCAGGGCTTCTTCCTTGAGCTTCAGGTTGGCCTGAACCTGCTGTTTGTTTCCTTTGAGGCTGATATCGGTAAATGCCTTATACAAAATTTCACCCTGTTTGAAATACGATTCGGCGACAGCTTCCACGGGCATATCTGCATGTCCCTTGTTTTTCTCATATACTTCATTGGCAAGCAGGTAGTCCTTCTGCGCTTCCTTGAAATCGCCGAGGTTGAAGTAGGCGTTCCCGGCCTTTACAAGAGCCTCAACCTGCTTGTATTTGTCGCCTTCGTATTTCCTCGCGAAATCGGTGAACACGGCCGCCATGTCCACGTTTTTCCCCATTTTCTCGTAGCAGAGGCCAACGGAGAAGAAAGCCTCGGCCGAATATTCGGAGGCGGGGAAATTCTGCGTCAGAACCATGTACGCCCTGATTGCTTTTTCGTAAAGCTTTCCCTTTTCGTAAATAAGTCCTGCGTTGTAGAGCGCCAGCGGGGTTTTCGCGTCCTTGGGATAGCGCTCGTAGGCAAGCTCGAACATCTTTCCGGCATTATCGTAATCATTCACCTTTGAATAGGCTTCGGCGGCGTACGAAAGGCTGGGAATGGCATAATCGGGCTTTGTGATGGTAAGAGCGGCCGTTTGATACACGTTGGCCGCATTGGCCCATTTTTCTATCTTTTTAAAATCATCGGCCGCTCGGAGAAACGCGTTCTCCCGTAGTTCCGATGATGGGAACTTGGCGGCAAGGTCCTGCAGGGTGGAGGCCGCCAGTTCGAAGTTGTTCGTGGCTTCGTAGCATATCGCGGCCTCAAGCCACCCGCGGGCCGCGACCTTGCTCTTGGGATAATCGGTGGCGATGGCCTTGAACGCATCCGCCGCACCCATGACATTATTGGCCTTTTTCATGGACTCTGCCTTCTTGAACATGGCGCCGGCAGCCAGCTCGATGATTTCGGCGTATTCAGGCGTGTTCTGCGCGGTCTTTTTCAAGAGGTCTTTGTACTTTGCCATGGCCAGGTCGAATTCACCAGTGCTCACATAGCAGTTTGCGATCATGCGCATTGACTTGGCGGCGAATTTCGAGTCCGGATAGGTGTCGATAATGAACTTGTAATCTTTACTGGCGTTGTCGTACATCTTCGCGGCATAATAAACGTCCGCGCCGATATAGGTGATTTCCGCGGCATTCGCGCTCTTGGCGAACTTTACCTGATACCGATGGATATAGTCAAGCAGCAGCTTGGTTTCGTTCAGGGTCATTGCGGTCTCGTCGGTCAGGCCGTCGCGGGCCATTGCTTTTTTTCTCGCGTTCATAAGCGCAACGACCGCATTGTAGGCAGCGTCTTCCTGAGAAATGGATATGGGCCCGGTCTTTTCTTCCTTTTTCTGCTTTTCAATTTCAGTCTGGTCCATCCCGAGCGTGTCGACTTCCTCTTTATAAGGACCAAACGTGGAAAGGTCGGCCATTGCAACGTAGTCGAAGTTTTCAGCCGATTTCAGATAATCGCCGAGCGTATTGTAAATTTCGGCCATGTAGTATTTGAATTCGTAGTTGTGCCACTTGTCTTCGGGAAATTTCTTGGCAAATTCGTTGTACCGGGCAAGGGCTTTCTCGTACATTGCCTTATCTTTATTCTTCTGGGCGATACCATGGTAATAAAGAGGGATGGCGGCAAGCGCCTTCCGCACTTCATTTCTCGATTGATCAATAACCGCCTTCTGGGTCGTGTTCTTCGAATACCATTGACTTTTCTCGTCATA encodes:
- a CDS encoding tetratricopeptide repeat protein produces the protein MRKCASKSWVGLFTAFLLCYAWTAGTAYAQQSKEDILKKIKELEEKKKSLTDQSQKNVSAKKEKGSIEEIIKRYETLLESCTKKSDRCADVLFTLAQLYYDEARDKYIKAREDYGDAMKKWEDNGSKGPEPTNPIPNYTKPMKMYLRLVKEYSDFRTIDEAYFQMGNIYLVMGDLDSAAWAMELVVKANPNGCRAAQAHFRLSDFAYMQRDFPKALKHLELCKPPECLSPDNLGMVQYRKGEINYNMGEFDKSVQLFFEYIEKCDKGEYPKQEFRQEAMEYMAIAFSDMPNGSEEAAKFFRRIGSKPYEDYVIYTIGMKNRVHGQTDDAIKSLQNALQRFPYYKDAPIAQQMLVECYIIKKDYEKANAAREKLVDNYDEKSQWYSKNTTQKAVIDQSRNEVRKALAAIPLYYHGIAQKNKDKAMYEKALARYNEFAKKFPEDKWHNYEFKYYMAEIYNTLGDYLKSAENFDYVAMADLSTFGPYKEEVDTLGMDQTEIEKQKKEEKTGPISISQEDAAYNAVVALMNARKKAMARDGLTDETAMTLNETKLLLDYIHRYQVKFAKSANAAEITYIGADVYYAAKMYDNASKDYKFIIDTYPDSKFAAKSMRMIANCYVSTGEFDLAMAKYKDLLKKTAQNTPEYAEIIELAAGAMFKKAESMKKANNVMGAADAFKAIATDYPKSKVAARGWLEAAICYEATNNFELAASTLQDLAAKFPSSELRENAFLRAADDFKKIEKWANAANVYQTAALTITKPDYAIPSLSYAAEAYSKVNDYDNAGKMFELAYERYPKDAKTPLALYNAGLIYEKGKLYEKAIRAYMVLTQNFPASEYSAEAFFSVGLCYEKMGKNVDMAAVFTDFARKYEGDKYKQVEALVKAGNAYFNLGDFKEAQKDYLLANEVYEKNKGHADMPVEAVAESYFKQGEILYKAFTDISLKGNKQQVQANLKLKEEALKNAAGPYAKSIELGVEEWTLRSTYKIGMGFVDFADAIEDQSIEGSTEQKIGAKIKILQGLQKYYESALKYFQKNIEWAYDQNITGEYVTKSMDMFMKVLFLRANTLEKVGIIIKTSPVPKDLSKEDKQSYMEVLEEKALEFMDKALPLYEQAINIAADMGIAESPWIAKIKERITEINPSSEALKKTITPRQPKAPPPEQEKPVTKKTEAGEKTVLAPTTSEAQAPAKKVYRDEQYQRNMKRIQNIVQMEIPLEDKIKQLKRIEIEAQRSQQEEEDKIQELKKQ
- a CDS encoding biopolymer transporter ExbD — its product is MAIQRGRNKYTTPKSTGLIVTSLIDFFSIVVIYLMKSYSSEGSILTNADNLVLPNSVAVTKPKEIFLQVAATNDMILVDNVPIVPTEDVRRIPQENPDPIVAKLEEKLNASYAQEQQMVKLGALNKIQGNVIIQMDKNVEFDVLFKIMNTCGKVGYNNMNFAVMEREQ
- a CDS encoding MotA/TolQ/ExbB proton channel family protein — its product is MQMFNFLLLGFQSSASLVMWLILVLFFAALGLFLERFWYLFLKCDMGSAAFMKGISNYLKAGDYDRAIKYALTMKSPLAKGVLTVLQNRTKGPKVIRKAVDELFLTEGPKIKRNVFLLNTFANLATLTGLTGTIYGTMECFDAIANAPAAQRAQQLASGISITMSATLMGLLCAVPCILAHGILSGKADKVIEDMDEKITKLSNAVEE